CGCATTGAAACCAAAGCGGGACATGGGGCGGGAAAACCCACGAGCAAACGCATTGAAGAAGTGAGCGATCAACTGGGCTTTTTAACGGCTGTTTTATAGGAATCGCCGTAAAACCAACGTGCTTTAGCCGTTGGATCTAAGGCCCGGAGCAAAGCGTGAGGATGAGTCGAAGACGAACAAACTTTTAACGTGCTAAGATAAGTTTAGTCACCCACTAGAGCATAAATGTTGGTTTTAGAGTACAAAATTAGAGCCAAGCAAAAGCAGTTGTCTGCCATAGATGAGGCGATCCGTACCATGCAATTTGTGCGGAACAAGTGCCTTCGCTATTGGG
The DNA window shown above is from Cyanobacteria bacterium GSL.Bin1 and carries:
- a CDS encoding transposase; amino-acid sequence: MLVLEYKIRAKQKQLSAIDEAIRTMQFVRNKCLRYW